The following are encoded in a window of Paenibacillaceae bacterium GAS479 genomic DNA:
- a CDS encoding ethanolamine utilization protein EutP, producing MKRAMVIGSVGAGKSTLIRALLNEERPASKTQSLVFRDWLIDTPGEYCENPLQYRFLIATSFDTRLLVLVQDATRERSYFPPGFAGGFPVPSLGVVTKIDSPKADMAKAKRFLRQAMPKGDIFEVSSMTLEGIEKLRERIESLLQPKGKSDRG from the coding sequence ATGAAGCGGGCGATGGTCATCGGTTCGGTCGGCGCTGGCAAATCTACGCTGATCCGGGCGCTGCTTAATGAGGAGCGGCCTGCCTCCAAAACCCAAAGCCTCGTATTCCGGGACTGGCTCATTGATACGCCTGGGGAATACTGCGAGAATCCACTGCAGTACCGCTTTCTGATCGCAACCTCCTTCGACACGCGCCTGCTCGTACTCGTTCAGGACGCGACGCGGGAGCGCAGCTATTTTCCGCCCGGCTTTGCCGGAGGGTTTCCGGTTCCATCGCTCGGTGTTGTGACGAAAATCGACAGTCCGAAGGCGGATATGGCCAAAGCGAAGCGTTTTTTGCGGCAAGCTATGCCGAAAGGCGACATCTTCGAAGTGTCCTCGATGACGCTGGAGGGCATAGAAAAGCTGCGCGAACGGATCGAAAGCCTGCTTCAGCCGAAGGGAAAGAGCGATAGGGGATAG
- a CDS encoding ethanolamine utilization protein EutS, with protein sequence MEKQRVIQEYVPGKQITLSHIIANPDPILYERLGLEEAGAIGIMTLTPTETAIIAADIATKAAVVGIGYLDRFTGSLVVSGEVSAVEMAVIAVNEFLSGKLDFTPASITRS encoded by the coding sequence ATGGAAAAGCAACGAGTCATTCAAGAATATGTACCGGGCAAACAGATCACTTTGTCTCATATTATTGCGAACCCCGATCCCATCCTTTATGAGAGACTGGGGCTCGAGGAAGCGGGCGCGATCGGTATTATGACGCTTACACCGACGGAAACGGCGATCATCGCCGCAGACATCGCGACAAAAGCGGCCGTAGTCGGGATCGGTTATCTGGATCGCTTCACCGGCTCACTCGTCGTTAGCGGCGAAGTGTCGGCGGTAGAGATGGCCGTGATAGCCGTCAATGAATTTTTAAGCGGGAAGCTGGACTTTACCCCGGCTTCCATCACCAGATCGTAG
- a CDS encoding ethanolamine utilization protein EutN, whose product MEMLLGKVVGSVWATQKEAGMENLKLMIVQPIDSSGNSSGQTVIAVDRIGAGVGERVIVSRGNPARMLFPQKVVPIDAIIVGIVDSLEVGEP is encoded by the coding sequence ATGGAAATGCTCCTGGGCAAAGTGGTCGGCAGCGTGTGGGCGACGCAGAAGGAAGCCGGTATGGAAAACTTGAAGCTGATGATTGTTCAGCCGATCGACAGCTCCGGCAACAGTTCCGGTCAGACGGTAATCGCCGTTGACCGGATCGGCGCCGGTGTGGGAGAGCGAGTCATTGTCTCCCGAGGCAATCCCGCACGCATGCTGTTTCCCCAAAAAGTTGTGCCGATTGATGCAATTATCGTCGGAATCGTCGATTCGTTGGAAGTCGGGGAGCCGTAA
- a CDS encoding putative phosphotransacetylase gives MPFITEMQLRASLSKGGLPNPYVLGEGCQLTPAARDFLQSRGITVGKSGAMPGKQVSPALPDIPIGVSNRHIHLSVEHIEKLFGPGYALSPLKELSQRGQFAAKETVSLAGPKGMLKDVRILGPSRGASQVEISRTDGFQIGIHPPLRLSGDIAVTPGIAVYGPKGFVYLEQGVIVAKAHIHMSPGDAQAYGVKNGDRVQVRTHGQRPLDLHEVVIRVDPRFSLDLHIDTDEANAGFINQGDSASIVGLST, from the coding sequence ATGCCCTTCATCACGGAAATGCAATTGCGGGCTTCGCTGAGCAAAGGAGGATTGCCGAATCCTTATGTACTCGGCGAAGGCTGCCAATTAACGCCGGCGGCGAGAGATTTCTTGCAGAGCCGGGGCATTACCGTCGGAAAGTCAGGCGCAATGCCGGGAAAGCAAGTTTCACCGGCATTGCCGGACATCCCGATCGGCGTATCCAACCGGCACATTCATCTGTCTGTCGAGCATATCGAAAAGCTGTTCGGCCCCGGGTATGCGCTTAGCCCGCTTAAGGAGTTGTCGCAGAGGGGCCAATTCGCCGCAAAAGAGACCGTGTCGCTTGCCGGTCCAAAAGGCATGCTTAAGGACGTTCGCATACTTGGCCCGTCTCGGGGCGCTTCGCAGGTGGAGATCAGCAGGACGGACGGGTTTCAGATCGGGATTCATCCTCCGCTGCGGCTGTCGGGTGATATCGCGGTTACGCCGGGCATTGCCGTCTACGGCCCGAAAGGTTTCGTTTATCTGGAGCAGGGGGTCATTGTGGCCAAAGCTCATATCCATATGTCGCCCGGTGATGCCCAAGCTTACGGGGTGAAAAACGGGGATCGAGTGCAAGTTCGAACGCATGGACAGCGTCCGCTCGATCTTCATGAAGTTGTCATCCGCGTTGACCCGCGTTTCTCGCTTGATCTCCATATCGACACCGATGAAGCGAATGCCGGATTTATCAATCAGGGAGACAGCGCGTCAATTGTAGGCCTCTCGACTTAA
- a CDS encoding ethanolamine utilization protein EutM, which translates to MAGEYTALGMVETKGLVGAIEAADAMVKAANVKLIGKEHVGGGIVTVMVRGDVGAVKAATDAGAAAAEKVGELLSVHVIPRPHTDIEGILPRVQG; encoded by the coding sequence ATGGCAGGAGAATACACGGCATTAGGCATGGTTGAGACAAAAGGGCTGGTAGGCGCAATTGAAGCTGCAGATGCAATGGTGAAAGCGGCCAACGTCAAATTGATCGGCAAGGAGCATGTAGGCGGCGGGATCGTGACCGTTATGGTGCGCGGAGACGTAGGCGCTGTTAAGGCTGCTACGGATGCGGGCGCAGCGGCTGCCGAAAAAGTGGGCGAGCTGTTGTCCGTTCATGTTATTCCAAGACCGCACACGGATATTGAGGGCATTCTGCCGCGCGTTCAAGGATAA
- a CDS encoding acetaldehyde dehydrogenase, with product MAIEDKDLRSIQEARELLRKARTAQKALEALSQEKVDAIVGAMAEAGEREAERLARMAADETGFGNAADKKTKNLFAVRTIYSAIKDMKTVGIIRKDEANKLWEIAQPFGVICGIVPSTNPTSTTMYKALISIKTRNAIVFSPHPSALACTLEAARIMQSAVERAGGPKDAVACMTEPTMEATQELMKSRLSDLILATGGTPMVRSAYSSGKPAYGVGPGNVPVYIHQSAKVKEAVRRIFESKTFDYGTICASEQAIVTDRAVKTQVMEQIRANGGYMLNPEEKSKVASVILAGGRLNPNIVGRSATLIAEMAGIAVPAGTRILVAEETEIGKAVPFSLEKLCPILALYTCDNWRDGCLTCTKLLENGGLGHSLGIHCEEMDVIEAFGLEKPASRIIVNAGTTFGAIGATSGIFPSLTLGCGSYGHNITSDNVGPMHLINIKRVAFGLREMELENRVDQAARQVESKLAAEISRDEVKDIIRKVLEEIQAGHSSL from the coding sequence TTGGCTATCGAAGATAAGGATCTTAGATCGATTCAAGAAGCCCGCGAGCTGCTGCGCAAAGCGAGAACGGCGCAAAAAGCGCTGGAAGCGCTGTCCCAGGAAAAGGTAGATGCGATTGTCGGCGCGATGGCGGAGGCCGGAGAGCGCGAAGCGGAACGTCTGGCTCGAATGGCGGCGGACGAGACTGGCTTTGGCAATGCAGCGGACAAAAAAACGAAAAACCTGTTCGCGGTACGCACGATCTATTCGGCTATCAAGGATATGAAGACGGTTGGCATTATCCGCAAGGACGAGGCGAACAAGCTGTGGGAAATCGCTCAGCCGTTCGGAGTCATCTGCGGCATTGTCCCCTCCACCAATCCGACATCGACAACGATGTACAAAGCGTTGATCTCGATTAAAACGAGGAACGCCATCGTGTTCAGTCCGCATCCTTCGGCGCTTGCTTGTACGCTGGAGGCGGCGCGCATCATGCAGAGCGCGGTCGAGCGGGCGGGCGGTCCGAAGGATGCGGTCGCCTGCATGACCGAGCCGACGATGGAAGCGACGCAAGAGCTGATGAAGTCCAGGTTGTCCGATTTGATCCTGGCTACCGGAGGCACGCCGATGGTGCGTTCCGCGTACAGCTCGGGCAAGCCGGCCTACGGCGTCGGACCCGGCAACGTGCCGGTGTACATTCATCAAAGCGCAAAAGTCAAAGAGGCGGTTCGGCGGATTTTCGAAAGCAAAACGTTCGACTACGGAACGATCTGCGCTTCCGAGCAAGCGATCGTTACCGATCGAGCGGTTAAAACGCAAGTCATGGAGCAAATTCGCGCTAACGGCGGGTACATGCTGAATCCGGAGGAGAAAAGCAAAGTTGCTTCTGTCATTTTGGCGGGCGGCAGGCTTAATCCGAACATCGTCGGCCGTTCTGCGACACTTATCGCAGAAATGGCAGGCATTGCGGTTCCGGCAGGCACCCGGATTCTCGTCGCGGAAGAGACGGAAATCGGCAAAGCGGTTCCGTTCTCGCTCGAGAAGCTGTGTCCGATTCTGGCGCTGTACACATGCGACAACTGGCGCGACGGCTGCCTGACGTGCACGAAGCTGCTGGAAAACGGCGGGCTGGGACATTCGCTCGGCATTCATTGCGAGGAGATGGACGTCATCGAAGCTTTCGGCCTTGAGAAGCCGGCTTCACGGATTATTGTGAATGCCGGGACGACGTTCGGAGCGATCGGCGCGACTAGCGGCATTTTCCCGTCGCTTACGCTCGGATGCGGCTCTTACGGCCACAACATCACTTCCGACAACGTAGGTCCGATGCATTTGATCAATATCAAACGCGTCGCCTTCGGCCTCCGGGAAATGGAACTGGAGAACCGGGTCGACCAGGCTGCCCGGCAAGTCGAAAGTAAACTTGCTGCGGAGATCAGCCGCGACGAAGTAAAGGACATTATTCGTAAGGTGCTGGAAGAAATTCAAGCAGGCCATTCATCACTTTAA
- a CDS encoding Carboxysome shell and ethanolamine utilization microcompartment protein CcmL/EutN, producing MTEGNGQALGMIETMGLVALIAAADAAAKTADVKVHTYEKADAGIMTVYIYGDVSSVQEAVRAGMEMAKALGKLLHYSVIPRPAFDFTEWIQKKTAVKGVAASEAPATAAKAAGAAAAPKSPKPAQES from the coding sequence ATGACAGAAGGAAATGGACAGGCGCTCGGCATGATTGAGACGATGGGGCTTGTCGCTCTGATTGCGGCGGCAGACGCGGCGGCCAAGACGGCTGATGTGAAAGTGCACACGTATGAGAAGGCGGATGCCGGCATTATGACCGTTTACATCTATGGGGATGTATCCTCCGTACAGGAGGCCGTTCGTGCGGGTATGGAAATGGCGAAGGCGCTTGGCAAGCTGCTCCATTACAGCGTTATTCCGAGGCCGGCGTTTGATTTTACGGAATGGATCCAGAAAAAGACGGCGGTCAAGGGAGTGGCGGCAAGCGAAGCACCTGCTACGGCTGCGAAAGCGGCAGGCGCAGCCGCTGCACCCAAGTCCCCAAAGCCGGCGCAGGAAAGCTAA
- a CDS encoding ethanolamine utilization protein EutL — protein MGRETYKFVSGEQTDDKVVVLMDREVRAVPLAVRVIPNVDPELGAQLQVKPHIRSLGILTCTIDDVGYTAIDEATKKADVEVVYAKSFYAGSAHASGPLSGEFIGILGGASPEEVKSGLDAAVETMRRSACFYSLNEEGSHAYYAHVVSRTGTYLSELAGIRPGEPLAYLIAPPAEAMIGLDLAMKAANVRLCRFFGPPTETNFGGALLTGSQSDCTAAAEAFAAGVRNVAIKPIDF, from the coding sequence ATGGGGCGCGAAACTTATAAATTCGTAAGCGGTGAACAAACGGATGATAAGGTGGTTGTCTTAATGGATCGAGAAGTACGGGCAGTGCCTCTCGCCGTGCGCGTCATTCCGAACGTGGACCCCGAGCTTGGCGCGCAGCTGCAGGTCAAGCCGCATATTCGCAGCCTGGGCATATTGACTTGCACGATTGATGATGTCGGGTATACCGCGATTGACGAAGCGACAAAAAAAGCCGACGTGGAGGTTGTGTACGCAAAGTCGTTTTACGCGGGTTCGGCGCATGCTTCCGGCCCGTTATCGGGTGAGTTCATCGGCATTCTCGGCGGGGCCAGCCCGGAAGAAGTGAAAAGCGGCCTGGACGCCGCCGTGGAAACGATGCGGCGCTCGGCCTGCTTCTATTCCTTGAACGAGGAAGGCTCTCATGCCTATTACGCTCACGTTGTTTCCAGGACGGGAACATATTTGTCGGAGCTCGCGGGCATTCGCCCCGGCGAGCCGCTCGCTTATTTGATCGCGCCGCCGGCGGAGGCGATGATCGGTCTTGATCTCGCGATGAAGGCGGCGAACGTCAGGCTTTGCCGGTTTTTCGGCCCGCCGACGGAGACAAACTTCGGGGGCGCGCTGCTGACCGGCAGCCAGTCGGATTGCACAGCGGCTGCTGAAGCATTCGCTGCAGGTGTTAGAAACGTAGCGATCAAGCCGATAGACTTCTAG
- a CDS encoding putative Mg2+ transporter-C (MgtC) family protein, whose amino-acid sequence MDLHMTPGIWEISHAELTIRIVSALIIGGLIGLEREWGDHAAGFRTHILVCLGSALIMLLSIYGFSQFAYEANVRMDPARLAAQVISGIGFLGAGTILRTGLSISGLTTAASLWVVAALGLAVGAGFYYGALLTAFLVLVSLFLLNKLEKYFTRNRKQIEVGLAMTDGPSCLQTVIARMEQYGATITQISTDYPAEDHTASLVNLRLNLKVEKFKKIPYLLDDLRTTDGVVKVDYQCIATKAQKIPKDSKGKLEATS is encoded by the coding sequence ATGGACCTGCACATGACGCCAGGCATATGGGAGATTAGCCATGCCGAACTGACGATTCGGATCGTGTCCGCGCTGATTATCGGCGGCTTAATCGGATTGGAGAGAGAATGGGGAGATCATGCGGCGGGTTTCCGCACCCATATTCTCGTTTGTCTGGGCTCCGCGCTCATTATGCTGTTGTCGATTTACGGTTTCAGCCAATTCGCCTATGAAGCGAATGTCCGTATGGACCCTGCTCGTCTGGCCGCCCAAGTGATCAGCGGCATCGGTTTTCTCGGCGCGGGAACGATTTTGCGCACGGGCTTGTCGATCTCGGGCCTGACGACGGCCGCGTCGCTGTGGGTTGTCGCCGCGCTCGGCTTGGCCGTAGGCGCGGGTTTCTACTATGGGGCGCTGCTTACCGCTTTTCTCGTGCTTGTCAGTTTGTTTCTGCTGAACAAGCTGGAGAAGTATTTTACGCGAAACCGCAAGCAGATTGAAGTTGGCCTGGCGATGACGGACGGGCCGTCCTGCTTGCAAACGGTAATAGCGCGTATGGAGCAGTATGGGGCGACGATCACTCAGATTTCCACGGATTACCCGGCAGAGGATCATACGGCTTCGCTGGTGAATCTGCGGTTGAATCTGAAAGTCGAGAAATTCAAGAAGATACCTTACTTGCTGGATGATTTAAGAACGACCGACGGAGTCGTGAAAGTCGACTATCAGTGTATCGCTACTAAAGCGCAGAAAATACCGAAAGACAGCAAAGGAAAGCTGGAAGCTACCAGCTGA
- a CDS encoding histidinol-phosphatase (PHP family), with the protein MKVDFHFHLEEGPYSFSWLQRTAKALQTVPGETKPGSEPNTLPWIEHTLDRLKLRLDEGCFSERWLEAYMIEGQKKGIQRFGMVDHLYRFQEFRDYYEKYILMDDSELGKLQRYWYDRVRIGSIDEFLTAARNLQRKGYPLSVGVEADYFPGGEEELKSLLDKYELDYVIGSVHFLDGWGFDNPETKEIYESKDLLGLYKHLFEHVIKAANSGIFNIIAHLDNLKVFGYRPDEKLLLDLYDEVAAALKKANVASEINTGLAYRYPVKEMCPSPAFLSRLHAHGVPITLSSDSHFPDDIGTMLDEAMALAKRTGYEEIVYFEKKQRISVKWDE; encoded by the coding sequence GTGAAAGTAGATTTTCATTTCCATCTTGAGGAAGGCCCTTACTCCTTCTCTTGGTTGCAGAGAACGGCCAAGGCGCTGCAAACCGTGCCTGGGGAAACAAAGCCGGGCAGCGAGCCGAATACGCTGCCATGGATTGAGCATACGCTAGATCGACTGAAATTAAGATTGGACGAAGGATGTTTCTCCGAAAGATGGCTGGAGGCGTACATGATCGAAGGCCAGAAAAAAGGAATTCAACGCTTCGGGATGGTCGATCATCTATACCGGTTCCAGGAGTTCCGCGATTATTACGAGAAATATATTTTGATGGACGACAGCGAGTTGGGAAAGCTTCAGCGTTACTGGTATGACCGGGTTCGCATTGGCTCGATTGATGAGTTCCTCACAGCCGCGCGCAACTTGCAGAGGAAGGGCTACCCTTTGTCCGTAGGCGTGGAAGCTGATTATTTTCCGGGAGGGGAGGAGGAGCTAAAGTCTCTTCTGGACAAGTACGAGCTGGATTACGTCATTGGAAGCGTTCATTTCCTGGATGGTTGGGGTTTCGATAACCCGGAGACAAAGGAAATTTATGAGAGCAAGGATTTGCTAGGCTTGTACAAGCATTTATTCGAGCATGTCATCAAAGCAGCCAACTCCGGAATATTCAATATTATAGCTCATCTAGACAATTTGAAAGTGTTCGGGTACAGACCTGACGAGAAGCTGCTGCTGGATCTGTATGACGAAGTAGCCGCCGCGCTTAAAAAAGCGAACGTCGCTTCGGAAATCAATACGGGTCTTGCTTACCGGTATCCGGTTAAGGAAATGTGTCCAAGTCCCGCGTTTCTGAGCAGGCTTCACGCGCACGGAGTGCCGATTACGCTAAGCTCGGATTCACATTTTCCGGACGATATCGGCACGATGTTGGATGAGGCGATGGCGTTAGCCAAGCGCACAGGTTACGAAGAAATCGTGTATTTCGAGAAAAAACAAAGAATCAGTGTGAAATGGGACGAATGA
- a CDS encoding transcriptional regulator, DeoR family, which produces MSLSFEKRKKKILEYVSKEGKVEVTVLADEFNVSAETIRRDLERLDNDGKLKKVYGGAVKVRADSSELPFEQKTLINAAQKAAIGKYAAAMINYGDTVMLGNGTTMLEVIRNLGDRADVTIVTNSAPAMLLAMEVFPGRIIFTGGELNKHQKTTSGPLSELMLDQLRVNKTFLSAGGLSLKDGVTDYALSEATISRKMIERADETIFLADSSKFGKATFAKICSLDDVYSIVTDRECPEEWQKNLNDRDIAIFIADKED; this is translated from the coding sequence ATGTCTTTATCCTTTGAGAAGAGAAAGAAAAAAATATTGGAGTACGTGAGCAAAGAAGGCAAAGTCGAGGTGACGGTGCTCGCCGACGAGTTTAACGTATCCGCCGAGACGATCAGACGCGATTTGGAACGTCTGGACAACGACGGAAAGCTGAAAAAGGTATATGGCGGGGCCGTCAAAGTAAGAGCCGATTCGTCGGAGCTGCCGTTCGAGCAGAAAACGCTGATCAATGCCGCCCAGAAGGCGGCTATCGGCAAATATGCCGCTGCCATGATCAATTACGGGGACACGGTCATGCTCGGCAACGGGACAACGATGCTGGAAGTGATTCGCAACCTCGGCGACCGTGCGGATGTAACGATCGTCACCAATTCGGCGCCGGCGATGCTGCTTGCGATGGAAGTGTTTCCGGGCCGGATTATTTTTACCGGCGGGGAGCTGAACAAACATCAGAAAACAACGTCCGGCCCGCTTTCCGAATTGATGCTGGACCAGCTTAGGGTGAACAAAACGTTTCTCTCGGCAGGCGGCTTGTCGCTGAAGGACGGCGTTACGGATTACGCGCTTTCGGAAGCTACGATTTCCCGCAAGATGATCGAAAGAGCCGATGAGACGATTTTTCTCGCAGATTCGTCCAAATTCGGCAAAGCGACGTTCGCCAAAATATGTTCGTTGGATGACGTCTACTCCATTGTGACCGATCGCGAATGCCCGGAGGAATGGCAAAAAAACCTGAACGACAGAGATATTGCAATCTTCATCGCCGACAAGGAGGACTAG
- a CDS encoding MFS transporter, PPP family, 3-phenylpropionic acid transporter: MQQGTATLKAYNFIYFALLAVFVSFMPVYLDLQGLSTVQIGLITGTGGFITIIAQPLWGMISDKLRTVRKVMLLLTVCATLTGYLLYGTSSFPMLLGLAMILYFFLMPIDPLLESLNFRTSESAGVSYGSIRTYGAFGYAVMSLIVGYVMTGLGSKSLGPLFAVVGVVGIIICFKLPDARATGQPVKLASLGQFLRNRQTALFLLLIFISAVPQRVNDTFLGVYIRDLGGSPELLGQAWFLAAGSEIAVFALSFWWLRKGKELMLISIAGFFYFIRFFLSAWITEPYGLVLLQLLQIVTFPVFYAAAIQYLYRIVPTEWKATGQTVLALLFFGVSGIVASYAGGWMYDALGGKTLYLYISGLSLLGLLLGLYLSRSSKGMQEPVAE; encoded by the coding sequence ATGCAACAAGGAACTGCAACTCTCAAAGCTTACAATTTTATTTACTTCGCTCTGCTCGCCGTATTCGTCTCCTTCATGCCGGTCTACCTGGATCTCCAGGGCTTGTCCACGGTTCAAATTGGTCTCATCACCGGAACAGGCGGTTTTATCACGATCATCGCCCAGCCCCTTTGGGGCATGATCAGCGATAAGCTGCGTACCGTACGCAAAGTCATGCTGCTGCTGACCGTTTGTGCTACGCTTACGGGTTATCTGCTGTACGGGACGTCCAGCTTCCCCATGCTGCTTGGACTCGCGATGATTCTCTACTTTTTCTTGATGCCGATCGATCCTCTGTTAGAGAGCTTGAACTTCCGCACGTCGGAAAGCGCCGGTGTCAGCTACGGCTCGATCCGTACTTACGGTGCATTCGGTTATGCAGTCATGTCCCTGATCGTTGGGTATGTGATGACCGGTCTCGGCTCAAAAAGCTTAGGGCCGCTGTTCGCCGTTGTCGGCGTGGTAGGCATTATTATCTGCTTCAAGCTGCCGGATGCCAGGGCAACGGGCCAACCAGTTAAGCTGGCCAGCTTGGGCCAATTTCTGCGCAACCGCCAGACAGCGCTTTTCCTGCTGCTGATCTTCATCAGCGCCGTGCCACAGCGTGTCAATGACACGTTCCTCGGCGTATACATTCGCGATCTTGGAGGCAGCCCAGAACTGCTGGGACAAGCCTGGTTCCTTGCTGCGGGCAGCGAAATTGCTGTTTTTGCCCTCAGTTTCTGGTGGCTGCGCAAGGGTAAAGAGCTCATGCTCATCTCGATTGCTGGCTTTTTCTATTTCATCCGCTTCTTCTTAAGTGCATGGATAACGGAGCCGTACGGGCTTGTGCTGCTGCAGCTATTGCAGATTGTCACCTTCCCGGTGTTCTACGCGGCAGCCATTCAATATCTGTATCGAATCGTCCCGACGGAATGGAAAGCAACCGGTCAGACTGTTTTGGCGCTGCTGTTCTTCGGCGTATCCGGTATTGTCGCTTCCTATGCGGGAGGCTGGATGTACGATGCACTCGGCGGCAAAACGCTGTACCTTTATATTTCAGGACTTTCCTTGCTTGGCCTGTTGCTTGGCCTTTATTTATCCCGCAGCAGTAAGGGGATGCAAGAGCCGGTAGCGGAGTAA
- a CDS encoding drug resistance transporter, EmrB/QacA subfamily produces the protein MNQASRNNTGLVIAGLLLGMLMASMDQTIVSTAMGTIVGELGGLDKFVWVTSAYMVAEMAGMPIFGKLSDMYGRKRFFVFGLIVFMIGSALCGIAQTIEQLAMYRAIQGLGGGAMIPVAFTIMFDAVPAEQRGKLGGLFGAVFGLSSIFGPLLGAYITDYIHWNWIFYINLPLGLLALVFVWAFYKESQQHSRQEIDWGGAATLVGAVVCLIFALELGGKTIGGRTFAWDSATILGLFGGFAVLTVLFVMFELRAKEPIITFRMFRSRVYASSNLIGIFAGAAFVTASMYIPIFISGVMGGKATNSGLVLLPMMVGSVVTATLGGFLMTKFKYRTLMIPTLALLVVGIGLLTTITADTNIWVMRLYMVLVGLGIGASFSVLSNACMFSVPVQDRGAASSTLNFLRSLGMALGITVFGIIQSHLFSKKLADALGSGAGGEPGAAAGADAAGSGGTAGGAVAGAADGAGLPGFTLQDPRELMDPDLRAKIPPVLLEKLSDGLSSTIVQTFAWALIPAALALFFAFFMGKSKMDPQAVAEQEREYASGH, from the coding sequence ATGAATCAAGCCTCCCGCAACAACACAGGCCTGGTCATCGCCGGTTTGCTGCTTGGTATGCTCATGGCTTCGATGGACCAAACCATCGTGTCAACAGCTATGGGAACGATCGTAGGTGAATTAGGAGGTCTGGACAAGTTTGTCTGGGTTACTTCAGCTTACATGGTCGCCGAGATGGCCGGTATGCCGATTTTCGGTAAGCTTTCTGACATGTATGGCCGCAAGCGATTTTTTGTTTTTGGATTAATTGTGTTTATGATTGGGTCCGCCCTTTGCGGCATCGCCCAGACGATTGAGCAACTCGCGATGTACCGGGCTATTCAGGGCCTTGGCGGCGGCGCGATGATCCCAGTCGCCTTCACGATCATGTTCGATGCTGTGCCTGCGGAGCAGCGGGGCAAGCTCGGAGGTCTGTTTGGCGCCGTGTTCGGCCTGTCCAGTATTTTTGGACCGCTGCTTGGAGCTTATATCACGGACTATATCCACTGGAACTGGATCTTCTACATCAATCTTCCGCTCGGCCTGCTGGCCCTTGTGTTCGTCTGGGCATTTTACAAAGAGTCACAGCAGCATAGTCGACAGGAAATTGACTGGGGAGGAGCGGCGACGCTCGTTGGTGCTGTTGTCTGTCTGATCTTTGCTCTTGAGCTGGGCGGCAAAACGATCGGGGGTCGCACTTTCGCTTGGGATTCCGCCACGATTCTTGGTCTGTTCGGAGGCTTTGCCGTGCTGACTGTGCTGTTCGTCATGTTCGAGCTGCGAGCTAAAGAGCCGATCATTACATTCCGCATGTTCCGCAGCAGAGTGTATGCCTCAAGCAATCTGATCGGCATTTTTGCCGGAGCGGCATTTGTTACGGCTTCTATGTACATCCCAATCTTCATCTCGGGCGTCATGGGCGGTAAAGCGACCAATTCTGGTCTTGTGTTGCTGCCGATGATGGTCGGTTCCGTCGTCACCGCTACGCTTGGCGGTTTCCTGATGACCAAGTTCAAATATCGTACGTTGATGATTCCGACGCTTGCGCTGCTTGTGGTTGGCATTGGGCTGCTGACGACAATTACAGCGGATACGAATATCTGGGTAATGCGACTGTACATGGTACTGGTTGGTCTTGGCATCGGGGCATCATTCTCGGTACTAAGCAATGCCTGCATGTTCTCTGTACCCGTACAGGATCGCGGTGCGGCGAGCTCAACGCTGAATTTCCTGCGTTCGCTTGGTATGGCGCTCGGCATCACCGTGTTCGGTATAATCCAAAGCCATCTGTTCAGCAAAAAGCTGGCTGACGCTCTTGGCAGCGGAGCTGGAGGGGAGCCGGGAGCTGCGGCTGGCGCGGATGCTGCTGGATCCGGCGGTACTGCTGGCGGTGCTGTAGCTGGAGCAGCGGACGGAGCAGGCTTGCCGGGCTTCACGCTTCAAGATCCGCGCGAGCTTATGGACCCAGATCTGCGCGCCAAGATTCCGCCTGTGTTATTGGAGAAACTTTCAGACGGACTGTCCTCAACGATCGTCCAGACGTTCGCCTGGGCGCTCATTCCGGCAGCTCTGGCGCTGTTCTTCGCCTTCTTCATGGGCAAAAGCAAGATGGATCCCCAAGCTGTCGCCGAGCAGGAACGGGAGTATGCTTCCGGTCATTGA